CCAATTAGACAAGAATCAATTGCAATTGGTCCTCCATAATTTACCTGCTGGAGATTGGGATGCAGGTGAGCGTGGTATTGCATGTCATCCTGAAAGAATTGATGAGTTTCGTGCAGGTGTTTCTAAGGCAATAGAATATGCCAAGACTCTTGGCGTAGGGCAGTTAAATTGCTTAGCAGGCAAGACGCCAGAAGGTGTAAAGCCTGATGTTATGCGCACTACCTTTGTTGATAATTTGCGCTTTGCCGCCTCTGAGCTAAAGAAAGCAAATTTGCGTCTATTAATTGAACCAATCAATACGTTCGATATTCCTGGTTTTTATCTATCTAAAACTACCCAAGCAATTGAAATTATGGATGAAGTGGGAGCTGATAACCTCTATCTTCAGTATGATATCTATCATGCTCAACGCATGGAAGGCGAGCTGGCAAATACCATTCAAAAATATCTACATCGTATTGCCCATATTCAACTTGCTGACAATCCCGGTCGCCATGA
This DNA window, taken from Polynucleobacter sp. MWH-UH25E, encodes the following:
- the hyi gene encoding hydroxypyruvate isomerase, whose translation is MPQFAANLTMLFNEAPFLERFDLAGKAGFKAVEFLFPYAFSAQEIKAQLDKNQLQLVLHNLPAGDWDAGERGIACHPERIDEFRAGVSKAIEYAKTLGVGQLNCLAGKTPEGVKPDVMRTTFVDNLRFAASELKKANLRLLIEPINTFDIPGFYLSKTTQAIEIMDEVGADNLYLQYDIYHAQRMEGELANTIQKYLHRIAHIQLADNPGRHEPGTGEINYRYLFAHLDRIDYKGWIGCEYKPATTTEAGLAWLNEHTS